From Phaeodactylum tricornutum CCAP 1055/1 chromosome 11, complete sequence, one genomic window encodes:
- a CDS encoding predicted protein: MNRSTAGVPSAIGERQMETMEIMGSPVDDVDATDMDEEESMPDDFEARYPLSRHIAGWRFWWAFAKYPLALLLINTVVLLFLSLYNPKNDYQDTYNNDWETSSLMLMMTRFRVKCVGVVVMAFLDIIFLYLAAAFLRKDMHLLVREHQAQDSQAQSAETQSPIWRTAAPLPQLDLKVLDHVHARVAQKVDAYLHRDPAWQSTFPFLVSLLYLLMALAATASLTSVLLLIFVNSAQGMSLCTARDTNVIKFNQTDGVPEDLLDWANEGSSVEATYVRLSDGTLYFRGSAAYIQEPTMLSVYHGMRINGFHSIESDRDSNLRLLASKADGSVSMYSHVSSPTFFASVLEDNSGTSTSFCFLYKEVVQEGYDIDTFFSVPYASSVFSVACIDSKEDANQEVRNTTFSSSNQQELRSCLGRAYDGEYWVRQDGVDRHFWSIQEVQIVRVNPQTMVATTIANKTHSRDFRPVWSREGKCNLRIQEIGYSAAAVFLFIFALAMEQTLKIPSSAGCLAMSIVATLTWIDETLAGLLSLVLIIATAFYLIMGSPSLVVREQMLWGMYCVIILQLVFEFYPVVVFGLGLGIARDHPVLQLGGWIGGPFAVFFLLFYSITDSIDWLELVAFIPLSVLIACGMVTAGNQLTRYRPFLLFYLRRLWRSLCLKIRPQIRQQSRS, encoded by the coding sequence ATGAACAGGTCTACAGCGGGTGTTCCGTCCGCAATCGGGGAGCGCCAGATGGAAACCATGGAAATCATGGGGAGTCccgtcgacgacgtggatGCCACCGAtatggacgaagaggagTCGATGCCAGATGATTTCGAAGCTCGTTATCCTCTTTCGAGGCATATTGCCGGATGGAGATTCTGGTGGGCCTTTGCCAAGTACCCGTTGGCTCTACTCCTCATCAACACGGTTGTGTTGCTTTTCCTGTCCCTGTACAATCCAAAAAATGACTACCAAGACACCTATAACAATGATTGGGAGACGAGCTCGTTAATGCTCATGATGACGAGGTTTCGTGTCAAATGCGTAGGGGTGGTAGTGATGGCATTCTTggatatcattttcctgTACTTGGCCGCCGCGTTTCTTCGGAAGGATATGCACTTGCTAGTGAGGGAGCATCAAGCACAGGACTCGCAAGCACAAAGCGCCGAGACGCAGAGTCCGATATGGAGAACAGCGGCACCGCTCCCGCAATTAGATTTGAAGGTACTGGACCACGTGCACGCTCGAGTCGCGCAAAAGGTAGACGCGTATCTTCATCGCGATCCAGCATGGCAATCAACGTTTCCCTTTTTGGTCAGCTTGTTGTACCTGCTTATGGCACTCGCGGCGACGGCTTCTCTGACTTCGGTTTTGCTGCTGATATTTGTAAATAGCGCGCAAGGAATGTCTCTGTGTACAGCAAGGGACACCAATGTCATCAAATTCAATCAGACAGATGGTGTCCCGGAAGATTTGCTAGACTGGGCGAACGAAGGATCCTCCGTTGAAGCAACATACGTCCGTCTATCCGATGGGACTCTTTACTTCCGAGGGTCTGCAGCATATATACAAGAACCTACAATGCTTTCTGTTTACCATGGTATGAGGATCAACGGGTTTCATTCTATAGAATCTGACAGGGATTCAAACCTAAGGCTGCTTGCGTCCAAGGCGGATGGAAGTGTTTCCATGTATAGCCATGTGAGCAGCCCTACGTTTTTTGCAAGTGTCTTGGAAGACAACAGTGGAACATCAACTTCCTTCTGTTTCTTGTACAAGGAGGTGGTCCAGGAAGGCTACGATATAGATACCTTCTTCTCTGTCCCCTACGCGAGTAGTGTCTTCTCTGTTGCTTGCATTGACTCTAAAGAAGATGCCAATCAAGAAGTTCGGAACACTactttttccagcagcaACCAACAGGAACTGAGATCATGTTTGGGCAGAGCTTATGATGGTGAGTACTGGGTACGCCAGGATGGAGTAGATAGGCATTTTTGGTCCATCCAAGAAGTGCAAATAGTACGAGTGAATCCACAAACCATGGTGGCTACAACAATTGCCAATAAAACCCATTCCCGTGACTTTCGACCGGTGTGGTCCAGAGAAGGAAAATGCAACCTTCGGATCCAAGAAATTGGATATAGTGCTGCTGCAGTATTTCTGTTTATTTTTGCTCTTGCAATGGAACAAACTTTGAAAATTCCATCAAGTGCGGGTTGCTTGGCTATGTCTATCGTTGCAACTCTGACTTGGATAGATGAAACGTTGGCAGGCTTGCTAAGTCTCGTGCTGATTATTGCGACAGCTTTTTACTTGATCATGGGGTCACCCAGCTTAGTTGTCCGAGAGCAGATGCTGTGGGGAATGTACTGCGTTATCATCCTGCAActggttttcgaattttACCCCGTGGTGGTTTTTGGCCTGGGTCTGGGCATTGCTCGGGACCATCCCGTACTTCAGCTGGGTGGCTGGATTGGAGGACCATTTGCtgtcttttttcttttgttctaCTCAATCACTGATTCCATTGATTGGTTGGAACTGGTGGCGTTTATTCCATTGAGTGTCCTTATTGCTTGCGGGATGGTGACGGCAGGGAATCAACTCACAAGATACCGCCCATTTCTGCTGTTCTACCTGAGGCGTTTGTGGCGATCGCTTTGCCTGAAAATACGGCCGCAAATTCGACAACAAAGCAGAAGCTGA
- a CDS encoding predicted protein: protein MQFSPTPLEEPRWDRTVKVVVSPATATVSRPSTDRATEHDSHEGNGDAPMDRPLNPIVGCLSMEAGEPTQQAEHAGVGEEVLEKTAYVEEGASVLGAETLVPDAASEDERDVPMITTTNPAYAIPPISVPSDQKNTDVDTNTTEVPPFAMGDHVYRLTGPFGLSQHHAIVLTVARNETSPLEWILEIADFDALLGAQSDLDQNEMRQTDCTSTPQHAGMVEATSQSPHTTELENADAEALESVDNHETPKKTDVALTSQYVREYRTSDSTVTWHKVQYHARWLRRHFGRSGTCTAAAADAPGMVRARVDFLLHHPEALPPYHMLQANTECVAVWCRTGTWATLQATSWLAVTAAGQAKSAATLATVAASTTVTVPAAGLWGWMGYTSQASLAVTQPHLLPAIAAYGVVTVGLPLLFLQKAKQKWKDVTVQLNTAFWDWAQSSEDFVESLLQWSS from the coding sequence ATGCAATTCTCACCAACGCCGCTGGAAGAGCCGCGGTGGGATCGCACGGTGAAAGTCGTCGTCTCTCCCGCCACGGCTACGGTCTCGAGACCTTCTACAGATCGCGCGACGGAACACGACAGCCATGAGGGCAACGGGGACGCGCCCATGGATAGGCCGCTAAATCCGATTGTCGGTTGCCTGAGCATGGAAGCCGGGGAACCTACTCAACAAGCAGAACACGCGGGAGTTGGCGAGGAGGTATTGGAAAAGACGGCCTATGTGGAGGAAGGAGCATCAGTGCTAGGAGCCGAGACGCTTGTTCCGGATGCTGCCTCTGAAGATGAGCGCGATGTTCCGATGATCACGACAACAAATCCAGCTTACGCAATTCCACCAATATCCGTGCCGAGCGACCAAAAGAACACGGACGTTGATACGAACACGACTGAAGTACCGCCCTTTGCCATGGGAGATCACGTGTATCGCTTGACGGGACCGTTTGGATTGTCCCAGCATCACGCTATCGTACTGACTGTGGCACGGAACGAAACGTCGCCCCTCGAGTGGATCTTGGAGATTGCTGACTTTGATGCTTTGCTGGGAGCCCAGTCGGATCTTGATCAGAATGAAATGAGACAAACGGATTGTACGTCCACACCGCAACATGCTGGTATGGTTGAAGCAACGTCACAGTCCCCCCACACAACCGAACTCGAAAATGCCGACGCGGAGGCTTTGGAGTCCGTCGATAATCACGAGACGCCCAAAAAAACTGACGTCGCACTCACCTCACAGTACGTTCGAGAGTATCGCACGTCCGATTCCACGGTGACTTGGCACAAGGTACAGTACCACGCACGCTGGCTGCGCCGTCATTTTGGTCGTAGTGGAACGTGTACCGCAGCCGCAGCCGACGCTCCGGGTATGGTTCGAGCCCGGGTggactttcttttgcatcaCCCCGAGGCCTTACCGCCTTACCACATGCTCCAAGCCAATACGGAGTGTGTCGCGGTTTGGTGTCGAACTGGTACATGGGCTACATTGCAAGCCACGTCTTGGTTAGCCGTGACGGCGGCGGGACAAGCCAAGTCGGCCGCGACGCTAGCAACCGTCGCCGCGTCCACCACCGTCACCGTTCCTGCGGCCGGACTCTGGGGTTGGATGGGCTACACCTCCCAGGCTAGTTTGGCCGTCACCCAACCGCACCTTCTACCGGCCATTGCCGCCTACGGAGTCGTGACGGTGGGACTCCCGCTGTTGTTTCtccaaaaggccaagcaaaaatggaaagacgtcACGGTTCAACTCAATACGGCCTTTTGGGACTGGGCTCAGTCGTCGGAGGACTTTGTCGAGTCTCTGCTGCAGTGGAGCAGCTAA
- a CDS encoding predicted protein: MQICSKRRIDCWCGRPFMPFASKRQAGYLTFSFVVLFPFARSFLLTQPKVHVAMQTESTATTDCELSFSKSDQPAPLYITIGPPCAGKTTWLQQQQRHSPDYSQVSIDDVSLDDQPDTYVPLNTEYFLTNTANSYPEELRTHCICGKSLAERIQGNDQRELRTVLQRVAGNLTESEFRNAIIGNIVGMDHCESTTSKSVQTLLVNAVERCMQDQTMVALLPQTVDLFVRERIFRRDGTHSTTGLESSEKALYACPIDRPVAWGNTNTRPSDYRMALVMAASTRRPVRFVVYSDKKALLRILNNSEMDLADKVPQELFGLQATLPELIDRNVNRLLTSGRYVPVSVIRDMHERSLELLQKVVHGWNSLSRNHSNNSKLTAFDLDRGLARLVDFDLLADRTVVDLRTVNQPPQQQQQHQGNNLRRSSSPRPLHLSARDAGSRKHRSTEKSTDREVKRAFSTWRKTEGFMVTFDFYVWMGTGGTCTTTGFEREPT; encoded by the exons ATGCAAATCTGTTCTAAGAGAAGGATTGACTGTTGGTGCGGACGACCTTTCATGCCTTTTGCTAGCAAGCGACAAGCTGGCTACCTAACCTTTTCTTTCGTGGTACTCTTTCCTTTCGCGCGTAGCTTTTTGTTGACGCAGCCCAAGGTCCACGTTGCAATGCAAACGGAAAGCACTGCgactactgactgtgagttgagTTTTTCAAAATCGGACCAACCGGCGCCCCTGTATATTACGATTGGACCACCCTGCGCCGGCAAGACTACCtggctgcaacaacaacaaaggcacAGTCCGGACTACTCGCAAGTCTCCATTGATGATGTGTCGCTGGATGACCAGCCAGACACATATGTACCACTGAATACGGAATATTTTCTCACCAACACAGCCAATTCCTATCCCGAAGAGCTACGTACGCACTGTATTTGTGGCAAGTCTTTGGCGGAACGAATCCAGGGAAATGATCAACGAGAGCTCCGAACCGTGCTTCAAAGAGTAGCGGGGAATTTGACAGAATCGGAATTTCGCAATGCCATCATCGGCAATATCGTGGGGATGGATCACTGCGAATCTACTACATCGAAATCTGTACAAACCTTACTAGTCAACGCAGTGGAACGCTGTATGCAGGACCAGACTATGGTGGCACTGCTGCCACAGACGGTAGACCTTTTTGTGCGGGAGCGCATATTCCGACGTGACGGAACCCACTCTACAACTGGACTGGAATCGTCTGAAAAAGCGCTATACGCATGCCCAATCGACCGACCAGTGGCATGGGGCAACACCAACACGCGGCCGAGTGACTACCGGATGGCTCTCGTTATGGCAGCCTCCACCCGCCGACCTGTCCGCTTTGTAGTCTACAGTGACAAAAAGGCGCTACTCCGTATTCTGAACAATTCAGAAATGGACCTGGCGGACAAGGTTCCGCAAGAACTTTTCGGGCTTCAGGCAACACTACCAGAGCTCATAGATCGGAACGTGAATCGATTGCTGACCTCTGGTCGGTACGTTCCCGTGTCGGTAATTCGCGACATGCACGAGCGATCTTTAGAGCTGTTACAGAAAGTGGTACACGGGTGGAACTCACTTTCAAGAAATCACAGTAACAACTCGAAGCTGACGGCGTTCGATTTGGATCGGGGTTTGGCCCGACTGGTAGATTTTGACCTTTTGGCCGATCGAACCGTGGTTGACTTGCGAACCGTCAATCAACCGccgcagcagcaacaacaacatcaaggAAACAACCTCCGACGTTCTTCGTCGCCCCGGCCTCTTCACTTGTCTGCTCGAGATGCAGGCAGTCGGAAAC ACCGGTCGACGGAGAAAAGTACGGACCGCGAAGTCAAGAGAGCGTTTTCAACCTGGCGCAAGACAGAAGGATTTATGGTAACTTTTGACTTTTACGTGTGGATGGGCACGGGCGGTACCTGCACAACAACTGGTTTTGAACGCGAACCTACATAG
- a CDS encoding predicted protein: protein MNAFTTGPESTAADRHNRRATGISSEAEERRMETLEIMNTPVENDAEEENDDDDDEEEEALAPVAGWRFWWIFARFPLGLLLVNTILLALITLYNPQYSPSYIVGNSTDVEMNDDFDSDERRDFGLAQFSALELQSWIVKCGMVALLACLDAIVFYWFTVRLKKGMELLAQKAQQEEPQGRPVANENLSRTRTAPLHKLDLNYSELDQGPSAATDRPNLGQPVVPTDGTHSDCLSDYAITFDIFVQLRRIFHVLGEHHITVKMAEKEHHGWDSYMDTETLVATNVNGNLTVYSQLHEPHSFVSINEGSGETMEGFCFLYTEFAGHDDEEIYEYTTQAVACVSSNENISQGFRNTTLLNSDGGGWLESVGKAHDGRYWIRLQEDRFVDEWSSYQEVLHIIQLDPQSMMYTVVVNSTSFPDFQQPLRNEGSRCFRWTSGIGYVAAAISLFLSALVLLLFIKTKSGAGCLALSIFAVRLWLEETWLDETWLDMLSPVLLVFTFICLCTASLSLAVREMVLWGIYSVIVVQLVLAFVNREFPVMGTIGLGMGLALDHPVLQLGGWIGAPLSVCILLYYAIVGYFGNTYGGYFYYDRQYTTTLLIVACIPVSCSLVVLSEALLAISSCETAEAKSASKQQ, encoded by the exons ATGAACGCGTTTACTACGGGACCGGAGTCAACTGCTGCCGACCGCCATAACAGACGCGCCACGGGAATTTCTTCCGAGGCAGAAGAACGCCGGATGGAAACCTTGGAAATCATGAACACACCAGTCGAAAACGATGCGGAAGAGGagaatgatgatgacgacgacgaagaagaagaggcgCTGGCGCCTGTTGCTGGATGGAGATTCTGGTGGATCTTTGCCAGGTTTCCGCTGGGTCTGCTCCTCGTTAACACGATCCTTCTCGCTTTAATCACCCTATACAATCCACAATACTCGCCTTCGTATATTGTGGGAAACTCGACGGACGTTGAAATGAACGACGACTTCGATTCCGACGAGCGAAGGGATTTCGGGCTTGCGCAGTTCAGTGCGCTCGAACTGCAATCATGGATTGTCAAATGCGGGATGGTAGCCCTCTTAGCTTGCCTGGATGCTATTGTCTTTTACTGGTTCACAGTACGTCTCAAGAAGGGCATGGAATTGCTTGCGCAAAAGGCTCAGCAAGAAGAGCCTCAAGGACGGCCAGTCGCAAATGAGAATCTGAGCAGGACAAGAACGGCACCGTTGCACAAGTTGGACTTGAACTACAGCGAACTGGACCAA GGACCCAGCGCGGCAACCGACCGTCCCAATCTTGGTCAGCCTGTTGTACCTACTGACGGCACTCACAGTGACTGCTTGTCTGACTACGCTATCACTTTTGATATTTTTGTACAGCTCCGAAGGATCTTCCATGTGCTTGGAGAGCAtcacatcacagtcaa AATGGCCGAAAAGGAACATCATGGTTGGGATTCCTATATGGATACGGAAACACTAGTTGCGACCAACGTAAATGGAAATCTTACTGTGTACAGTCAACTCCACGAACCGCATAGCTTCGTGAGTATTAACGAAGGTTCTGGTGAAACAATGGAAGGATTCTGTTTCCTCTATACGGAGTTTGCTGgacacgacgacgaggaaataTATGAATACACAACGCAAGCAGTTGCGTGTGTATCTTCCAATGAAAACATAAGTCAGGGATTTCGAAACACAACTCTTCTAAACAGTGACGGAGGGGGATGGTTAGAATCCGTTGGCAAAGCTCACGATGGACGATACTGGATCAGGCTGCAAGAGGATAGATTTGTTGATGAGTGGTCGTCGTATCAAGAGGTTTTGCATATCATACAGCTGGACCCGCAGTCGATGATGTATACTGTAGTTGTAAACTCAACTTCCTTCCCCGATTTTCAACAACCCTTGAGGAACGAAGGAAGTAGATGTTTCCGCTGGACTAGCGGCATTGGGTACGTTGCTGCCGCAATATCTCTGTTTCTTTCGGCGCTGGTGCTCCTACTATTCATCAAGACAAAGTCGGGAGCAGGTTGCTTGGCGTTGTCTATCTTTGCAGTCCGACTTTGGCTGGAAGAAACTTGGCTAGACGAAACTTGGCTAGACATGCTGAGTCCAGTATTGCTTGTTTTTACATTCATATGCTTGTGCACGGCATCACTcagccttgccgtccgaGAGATGGTGTTATGGGGAATATATAGCGTCATTGTGGTGCAATTGGTTTTAGCTTTTGTGAACCGAGAATTTCCGGTAATGGGGACTATTGGACTAGGTATGGGCCTCGCGCTGGACCATCCTGTACTTCAGCTGGGTGGGTGGATCGGAGCGCCTTTATCGGTTTGTATTCTCTTGTACTATGCGATAGTTGGCTATTTCGGCAACACTTATGGTGGCTACTTCTACTATGATCGACAGTATACTACTACTCTACTGATTGTTGCATGCATCCCT GTCTCGTGCAGTCTTGTTGTTCTATCTGAGGCGCTTCTGGCGATCTCTTCGTGTGAAACTGCGGAGGCGAAGTCGGCCTCAAAGCAGCAATAG
- a CDS encoding predicted protein codes for MASSLAKFTDALSQLLTTESLQKAIDELKNDLQSWDALIAFPVVLPVLPGMPATLSYCNNLLEYTKSKYKGQKVYFCQSKYPLHDGWEVLKNDLESAALEQGSAIISNGGGTGNARNSKKLICKCGRVYQRGLTDKDKVKTFRNGSLHSDRKNSRGPNGKRMPRRTSSMRPDNANSVCRMSFTIKWDKNGYYLYCGYGNIKHTNHVKLAGKHMTFPKRLVADAERDVVESIGAAKALHAVARNVHFQRTGRLLSHSQVRYMHNMAEKITMALLVDGSSINIDALSDSERMFEHFKLHGVNYSLLYNHVPTELASNSTSTSCQATVDNNSLTSCLLGMTDAVKLPPKENEDMLRFANEHRDSYKLENSQKLMIGCAWIHPKEKRLFQLFPEVVHVDSTADTNKEGRPLLTMTGRDSSGKHFTILRVFLPNERAFVFRWLFRLVLPSLLGTKWTKRIKVIITDGDSQETSQLDIAIALLFPDVLRVRCGWHIVDRGWKRKCPGYQLVDVCNRNKFEVVTKIIKSWLYSWMQPWQCETEKEYNISKSLLFAYMQSLEVVSVMGQQNASRIFQFIRENVEPHESHYCFHKRKTVRHYDTFVNSAHEGTNNGLKNSAAPVLPQYTIDQSASVLTKNASVNTLAKELAAGQQSIRHKLWSDLPTSKHLNTLGESLIVKEWKLHKAYGLERVALDTFHVKHCNPKPVMVKQSAPIPLFQRAAALLLL; via the exons ATGGCATCTTCCCTTGCAAAATTTACAGATGCATTGTCCCAGCTCCTAACAACGGAGTCATTGCAAAAGGCAATTGATGAATTGAAAAATGACCTTCAATCTTGGGATGCTCTAATTGCTTTTCCAGTTGTTCTTCCAGTATTACCTGGTATGCCAGCAACACTCTCCTATTGCAACAACCTTCTGGAGTACACAAAATCAAAGTACAAAGGCCAGAAAGTATACTTTTGCCAGAGCAAATACCCTTTACATGATGGCTGGGAAGTATTGAAGAATGATCTTGAAAGTGCAGCACTAGAGCAAGGATCCGCAATCATTTCAAATGGTGGTGGCACCGGCAATGCCCGGAACAGTAAAAAGTTGATATGTAAATGTGGTCGAGTCTACCAAAGAGGGCTGACAGACAAGGATAAAGTGAAAACCTTCCGAAATGGCTCCCTCCACAGTGACAGAAAAAATTCCCGAGGGCCTAATGGCAAGAGAATGCCAAGAAGAACAAGCAGCATGCGTCCAGACAATGCAAATTCTGTTTGTCGTATGAGTTTTACTATCAAATGGGACAAAAACGGTTATTACTTGTATTGCGGATACGGGAACATCAAACACACCAACCATGTCAAGCTGGCAGGAAAGCATATGACATTTCCAAAGCGTCTTGTAGCAGATGCGGAACGGGATGTTGTTGAGTCTATTGGTGCTGCAAAAGCACTTCATGCTGTGGCTCGCAATGTCCACTTTCAAAGAACAGGACGCCTCTTGAGCCATTCACAAGTTCGCTACATGCACAACATGGCAGAGAAGATTACCATGGCATTGTTGGTGGATGGAAGTTCGATCAACATTGATGCCTTAAGTGATTCTGAGCGAATGTTTGAACATTTTAAGTTGCACGGAGTGAACTATTCACTGCTGTACAACCATGTGCCAACAGAGTTGGCAAGTAACAGCACAAGTACTAGTTGTCAGGCTACGGTGGATAACAACTCCTTGACTTCTTGTTTGCTGGGTATGACAGATG CAGTGAAGCTTCCCCCAAAAGAAAATGAGGATATGCTTAGATTTGCCAATGAACACCGAGATTCATACAAGCTTGAAAACAGCCAGAAGCTAATGATTGGATGTGCTTGGATTCATCCAAAAGAAAAGCGCCTATTCCAATTGTTTCCAGAAGTTGTTCATGTGGATTCCACTGCAGATACAAACAAGGAAGGCCGTCCTCTTTTGACAATGACAGGCCGTGATTCAAGTGGAAAGCACTTCACTATACTTCGTGTGTTCCTTCCAAATGAGCGAGCTTTTGTTTTCCGTTGGTTATTCCGTCTTGTTCTGCCCTCACTTCTTGGGACAAAATGGACAAAGAGAATAAAGGTCATTATAACAGATGGAGATTCACAAGAGACCTCCCAGCTTGACATTGCCATAGCTTTGCTGTTTCCTGATGTTCTTCGAGTCCGATGTGGTTGGCATATTGTTGATCGAGgctggaaaagaaaatgcCCAG GGTATCAGTTGGTAGATGTATGTAACAGAAATAAATTTGAGGTAGTCACTAAGATTATCAAGAGTTGGCTGTATTCATGGATGCAGCCATGGCAGTGTGAGACAGAGAAGGAGTACAATATCTCCAAGTCCCTTTTGTTTGCATACATGCAGTCATTGGAAGTTGTGTCTGTCATGGGTCAACAAAATGCATCAAGGATCTTCCAATTTATCCGAGAGAACGTTGAACCACACGAATCACATTACTGTTTTCACAAGCGTAAGACTGTTCGACACTATGACACATTTGTGAACTCAGCTCATGAGGGCACAAACAATGGCTTAAAGAATTCTGCTGCTCCTGTGTTGCCACAGTACACCATTGACCAATCTGCGTCAGTGCTCACTAAGAATGCCAGTGTCAATACATTGGCTAAAGAGCTTGCTGCTGGCCAACAAAGTATTCGTCACAAACTTTGGTCAGACCTGCCAACTTCCAAGCATCTAAATACTTTGGGTGAATCTCTAATTGTTAAAGAGTGGAAACTACATAAAGCCTACGGCCTTGAACGTGTGGCACTTGACACCTTCCATGTGAAACATTGCAACCCAAAACCAGTAATGGTGAAGCAAAGTGCCCCCATCCCCCTCTTTCAGCGG GCGGCGGCTCTATTGCTCTTGTGA
- a CDS encoding predicted protein, whose protein sequence is MSGRRGATANGEGSRREKLYESIMGIAICTTNATAIPGNADETAAAEAAAKALSSRLVTFVTGSPKKPEWTSTRNCVLSMGKPRTGPETPLCCFLKSIQRDRTMGCQVQAARELKPEEVLMTMPQSAMISPNLVTASDAGKVVLACISHATGTEGFWDLVENTTLCKATFLPKVVGNTGPQLLVKIWQERKKVEALFNHRKNSPTTATIGAYSLAASKGVSTQAPVLALLIHLQFSNTSQPGVSSGIQKLQMALESNDGNALRSATSVQVPSGAPETFAPCAWTLPSSVSIPLCWKRNELALLAGCIPGVSLLKEVVTSTLQLDPEFTALLEAGILEHFPETFPPRLLTWEH, encoded by the exons ATGTCGGGAAGAAGAGGTGCAACTGCCAATGGGGAAGGTAGTCGCCGAGAAAAGTTGTACGAGAGCATCATGGGTATCGCGATATGCACTACTAACGCTACTGCCATTCCGGGAAACGCCGATGAAACTGCCGCTGCCGAGGCGGCCGCCAAAGCGCTTTCCTCCCGACTCGTTACCTTTGTCACTGGCTCACCAAAAAAGCCCGAGTGGACGTCCACCCGGAATTGTGTATTGTCAATGGGGAAGCCACGGACGGGACCCGAAACGCCCCTGTGCTGCTTTTTGAAAAGCATCCAACG GGATCGCACCATGGGATGTCAAGTACAAGCAGCCCGGGAACTcaaaccggaagaagtaCTCATGACCATGCCACAATCCGCCATGATTTCACCCAATCTGGTGACCGCGAGTGATGCCGGAAAGGTGGTCTTGGCGTGCATCTCACACGCAACCGGCACGGAAGGATTCTGGGACTTAGTGGAAAACACAACCTTGTGCAAAGCAACCTTTTTGCCCAAAGTGGTGGGGAATACGGGGCCACAGTTGTTGGTCAAGATTTGGCAGGAACGCAAAAAGGTGGAAGCCCTATTTAACCATCGGAAAAATAGTCCCACTACGGCTACCATTGGGGCGTACTCATTAGCGGCATCCAAAGGTGTGTCCACACAAGCGCCGGTATTGGCATTGCTTATTCATCTGCAATTTTCCAACACCAGTCAACCCGGGGTCTCATCCGGCATACAAAAATTGCAAATGGCGCTGGAGAGTAACGACGGCAACGCCTTGCGGTCAGCAACCAGTGTGCAAGTCCCTTCCGGGGCCCCGGAGACCTTTGCTCCGTGCGCATGGACTCTACCATCCTCTGTGTCGATTCCGCTGTGCTGGAAACGTAATGAGCTTGCACTCTTGGCAGGATGCATTCCGGGAGTATCCTTGTTGAAAGAGGTTGTCACCAGCACATTACAGCTTGACCCGGAGTTCACCGCCTTGCTGGAGGCCGGCATTCTGGAACACTTCCCGGAAACATTTCCACCGAGACTCTTGACCTGGGAGCATTGA